The segment ATCCAACTTCAGATCCCCACCAAACCACTATTCCTCAACAACCATGAACATAGATGCCTTTTGGATTATTTTGACGGGCGCCCTGGTTGCCATTTGCTGCAGCCTGTTGGGGTGCTTTCTGATCTTGCGCCGAATGGCCATGGTGGGTGATGCCATCTCCCATGCTGTTCTGCCTGGCATTGTGCTTGCCTTTCTGTTCAGTGGCTCCCGTGAGGTATGGACCATGTTAATAGGTGCCGCTTTGCTTGGTGTTGCTTGTACCTTTTTAATTGAATTCTTCCACAAAAAGGCTAACGTTCAGGCCGATGCTTCTATAGGAGTCACTTTTACCTGGTTGTTTGCCTTGGGCATAATTTTAATCTCAGTGTTTGCCGGTAAGGTAGACCTTGACCAGGATTGCGTACTTTATGGGGAAATAGCCTACGTTCCATTAGACATATGGCTTACAGAAAACGGCACTAACCTAGGCCCTAGAACAGTATGGATTATAGGAGGAGTATTGGTGGTGTTGCTTACGTTTATAGGCTTATTTTTCAAGCAATTATACCTAACCTCCTTTGACCCTGCTTTTGCAGCTGCCATTGGTCTTTCCACTACTCTCTGGTACTACCTGCTTATGGGAGCTGTGTCTTTAACCACAGTGGCAGCATTTGAATCTGTGGGAGCTATTCTGGTGGTGGCGTTAATGGTAGGCCCTCCTGCTACTGCTTACCTGCTCACCGATGACCTTAAGAAGATGCTCCTTATCTCAGCTGGAGCGGGTATCATAGCTTCTGCAGCAGGCTTTTACCTGGCTTTATGGTTAAACGGTTCAGTAGCCGGAGCTATCTCTGCCATTATTGGGGTACAGTTCCTGCTGGCATTTATCTTTTCACCAACCCATGGGCTTGTTTCCCGTCGGCAAAAGCTTGCTCCCCTTTCTCCCTCTTTATAGTTTGATATCTTCTTAAATCTCAGTTTCCCAAAAAGCTTTGACTTTGCTTTATAAAACTAAGAAAGCAAAGTCAAAGCTTTTGGTGTGTTAAGTAATTTATTTTGACAAAATGCGATATTACCAAATTAAAATTTTAAATTTCCAAAATACTAATTTATCATAAAAACGGTTAAATTATTATACTAAATAGGATTAATTATGCCCTACTTGTTTTTCGTCTTTCACATCAGCCTACTAGGTATCATGTCGCAGTTTAACGGCTGTAGTCAAAGCCAGTCCGATACAAGCCCAGTAAATTCTTTAACTACAACGCAAGCTTCTGATGGAAGAATAACTGGGGTCATTCCGTACAACACTCAGTGGGCATACCAGTTAGATGCCTCTGACAATAATTTTGATTTATGGTTTGACGGTACTCTGGGAGATGCCCCTGATACCCCCACTTCTTTTGATATGAAAGGGGTAATGGAGACCACAGAGACCATGTTCACTTTTCCTCCCCAGATGGAAGTAGAACTTACCCAAATTAAGTTTTACGATGCTGAAGGCACTTCCTCTACCCCCATGCAGGTGCAGTTATTAATGGCAGATGGAAAGCGAGTGGAGGGCGTGGTACCTAACTTTCACGGGAACCAATACAAAGCTTGGCTCACCCACGACATACCAGCCCAATATCAGAAAGTAAGGGCCGTAATTTTTCAAATGCCTAAGAACCCCATTCATGCTACCAATGAGGGGATCTACCCCAACGAGATCCAATTCATAGGTAGCTATAAAACATACACTCCCAAAACTGCACCTGTTACTCGGGTAGCTTTTAGGAACATGTATGGGGTGAATTCTTTTCCCTGGGATAACACGGGGAAGGAAGAAAACCTATCCTCTCCTTCAACCTCTTCTCAGTTAGCTCGCTTTGAACAAATGGGCTGGAACCGGGCGTATGATGACTGGCACTTGTTTGAAGCCGTGAAAGATGATTACCGGTATGCCCCAACCCACAGTGGCGGCTGGGACCAGGACAGAGGCTTTGGCCGTTTAAAAGAAATGGGGGTGAAATCTATTCAGGCCCTTAAAACCATACCAGCTTGGATTACGGAAACTTACCCTAAATCTCATGTAGACAAGGTTGAATACCGAAACGGTGAAAACGCCTACCACCCGTACAAGGGCAATGTGGCATTTTACAACAACACCTCTTCTTTTCCTGCCAATGGACAGACCAACCCCAAAGACTTTCCCTTCACCTCAAACAAGCCTACTATCTACATCGCAAATGACACCAAGCTATGTTATACCTGGAACGGAAAGGAATATGTCTTAAAAACTACCAATGATGCTGTCAACTACTTAGACGTTTATACCAAAGAAACTGCCACAGACAAACACCCTGTTGGCGAACTCAAAAACCTTTTCAATAAGAACTTAGACCGAGACAGAGCTACCCCGGCCACATACCTGGCCTACGCACAATTAGCTTTCCAGTCTGCCGCCCGATATGGCACCAACAAAAACGTTGATCCTAAACTGGTTCTCACCCCTGACAAAAAAGTAGGGCTTGATTTGTTGGATGGAGTTGAGGCAGGAAACGAACTGAACGCCCATTGGCATGGTAGAAAAAGATACATGAACCCCTATGAGCATGCAGCTTTTCTTTCAGCTTTCTATGATGGCCATAAGGGTACTATGGGACCAAGAGCAGGAGTAAAAAAAGCTGATCCAAACATGAAAGCCTACGTAGGCGGAATAGTTTCTGCCAATACAAGGTTCTACCGGGCTATGATTGATTGGTGCCGTGAAAACCGTGGATACAGAAAAGATGGCACCGTTGATATTCCATGGGATGTAGTAAAGTACCATCAATACACCAATTCTTCTGGACTTGAGCAGCACAGAAATGGCGCCCGGTTTGCTATTCCAGCAGACATGCACAAATCCGCTACTTCCAAAATACAGGAAATCAAGAACCTTCATTATAACCTGGTGGGTAGAACCTTGCCTATTCACATTGGGGAGTTAGGTTATGATGTAGGCCCTTCAGAGCAAGGAGCTGCTGACATCAACAATTCGTCCTCCGGGTACAAGAGCTCCCGGAAACACACCCAGGGAGTCTGGACGTTACGGGATCAACTCACCTATGCCTTCCACGGGGTAGACGGGCTTCAGTTTTATATTCTGGAAGATCCCGTGTACATAGAAGACCCATACTCCTCTAGTTCCATTTACGCTTCCTCAGGGTTCTTTGCCCGTAACTTCGGGAAGTACCCTAAGGAGAAAAGAACGGCGGCCTGGTATTCCAGCCAGTTCCACCGCGAATTTGGGGATTACACTCCGCAGCAGTTAGTGAGCTCCTCTCCTATGGTGCTGAAATCTACCCGGCAGAAAAATGTAATGTATGCGCTTTGGCTACCTACCATGTCTGGAGAAACCAGCACCTACTCCCTGGCTCTACCTGGTGTTTCTTCTATTACCTTGTATACCTTGGTAGATGGGGCAGCCACTATGAAATGCCAGACGATTCCGGTGAAAGGCTCATACTCTGCAAAAATTTCTGAAACCCCCATCTTTGTGAAGGTAAATTAAGAAGCTAAACTGTATGGTTAGTAAGCTAGAAGGTATTGCAGGATGGTTGCACTGTGTCATAGGAAAAGTCTTTTCTATGACACAGTGCAACCTAAATCCCTTGTTGGCTTGAAGTTACTTGTAAAGCCTATTAGAAATGAATAGTTGTTTTATAGCGGGTTTAAAAAACTGCCTCAAAACACCCTTGTAAGGGTATTGCTTCAATGAGTCCGGATGCGTGTTTAGAATCTATTTCAAACTCCTTCTGGTAGCACAATAGAATTATTATTTTGTCGTATAGAGAATTGATATAAAACAGAATATAAAACTTCTATTTAATAGGGGTTTAAAAACCTTTTCCTTCTACCTGAGCTTTAGCTTACCTTCGATGTTTCTTTTTCTTTTTGTCATCTATTCACTGTTCAACTCAGTTGTACTACCTGCTTCTGCAGAGCCCGTCCATTCAGTTATGTCAAATGCTCCAGCTGTTAAAGGAGATTTACAGTGGCTTACGTTAGCACAGGCATTAGAAAAAAGTAAAAAGCAGCCCAGAAAAATAATGGTAGACGTGTACACTGACTGGTGCGGATGGTGCAAGAAAATGGACAAGCAGGTATACCAGAACCCCGAGGTTGTCAGGTTGCTGAACAAGAACTTCTATGTAGTTAAACTCAATGCTGAACAACGGCAGGCCATAACCATTGAAGGAAAAACGTACCGGTACCAGGAAAAATACAAAGCCCATGAATTAGCGCTGGCGCTCTTGAAAGGACAAATGAGTTACCCTTCCACTGTCTTCCTGAATGAAAAACAACAAGTAATGGAGCGGGTACCCGGCTTTATACCACCTAAAGATTTTCTGCGCGCTTTGGCGTATCTTTCGGAAAAATAGCCTCTAAACAGCTTGTTACTCAGGCATAGATAATATTGATACCTTCCATTCTTTCTAAAGATACTATTGTGGCGTTGGCCACTGCCGCAGGTCATGGTGCTATCGCCATCATTCGGCTTTCCGGACCTGAAGCCATTTCTATCCTGCATGGTGTTTTCAAAGGTAAGAACCTTCAGAACCAGCCCTCTCATACCCTCCACTTCGGCACCATACGTGATGGGGAGAAAATCTTGGATGAAGTGGTGGTGTCTTTATTTAAAGCCCCTTCTTCTTACACCAAAGAAGATGTGGTGGAAGTCTCCTGCCATGGTTCTCCTTATATTACCGAGCAGCTTCTAAAGCTTTTCCTGAAGAAAGGTGCCCGTTTAGCCGAGCCCGGAGAATTCACCAAACGTGCCTTCCTCAACGGGCAGTTTGACCTTGCCCAAGCGGAGGCTGTTGCTGATCTAATAGCCTCAGACTCTGCTCTGACGCACCAAGTAGCCATGAAGCAGATGCGGGGTGGTTTTTCTCAGGAAATAAAAGCACTTAGGGCTCAGCTAATTCATTTTGCCTCTATGATCGAGCTGGAGCTGGATTTCAGCGAAGAAGATGTGGAGTTTGCTGACAGAGCAGCGTTGCACCGCCTAATTGCGACTTTACAGCGTCTTATTTCAGACCTTTTACAGTCCTTTGAGATGGGGAACGTGCTTAAAAACGGAGTACCAACGGTGATTGCAGGAAAACCTAATGCCGGCAAGTCAACCCTTCTTAATGCCTTGTTAAACGAGGAAAAAGCCATTGTCTCTGATATACCTGGTACCACCCGTGATGTCATTGAAGACGAAGCCAACATTGGTGGCATCAGGTTCCGGTTCATAGACACGGCAGGTTTACGCGAAACACTGGATAAAGTAGAAGCCATTGGCGTGGCCCGCACCAAAGAACAGTTGCGGAAAGCTGCGCTGGTTCTGTACCTCTTTGACCTTTCCTCCACTTCTCCTGCCCAGCTGCAGGAAGAATTAAAAACTCTTGACTTGCCTCAGGTGCCTTACCTTCTATTAGGCAACAAGAAAGATTTAGCAACCCTGCAGCAACTGGAAGCTTTTTCGGGCTTTGAAAACCTGGTAGTTCTTTCGGCCGGCACCAAAGATGGAATGGAAGAGTTACAACAAACTCTTTTAGAGCAGGTAAACGCAAATGAAGCTATAACAGGTGACCGAACCATCGTGACCAATCTGCGCCACTTCCAAAGCTTGAAGAAAACGGACGATGCGCTACAGGAAGTTATTCAAGGTCTAGACAGTGGCCTAACCAGCGATTGGCTGGCAGCGGACATCAGAAGGTGCTTGTTTTATTTAGGGGAGATCACGGGTGAAATCACGACAGATGACTTGCTTGATAACATCTTCACCAAGTTTTGCATCGGCAAGTAAGCCACTCTAAAAACGCCTTTTTTTTATCGTATAGCACGATTTTAAAGGATTTCAACGGTATACAATACACTTTTAAAGGAAGAATTTGTGACGATTTTGTTACGAATTCTTCCTTTTTGCATTCACACCATGTAGTATGCGAAATGATGTCCACTCCTGTCCACTCCCGTCCATTGCTGACCAGCAAAGACTAAAATAGTCCAAGGACATGAGCAGCAATATTAGGCTAACCCGAAGATGCCATGTGTGTGGTGTTTCATTTGTCGCCAAGACCACAGTTACTAAAAACTGCTCTGACCGCTGTGCCAAAAAAGCTTATAAGCTTAAAATCAAAAATCAAAAGGTTTATGCTTCTGAATCTGAGACAAGCTCTCAAATACCTTATGTAGCAATAGAAATTTCAGCTAAGTCCTACCTCTCAATTAAAGAGGCCGCTTTACTATATGGGGTGTCTGAAAAGACGATTCGAAGAAAGATTGCGAGAAAAGAGATGCCAATAATTAGATTTTCTAAAAGAATTGTATTAATAAAAAAAGAATTTGAGAATTTATTGAGAATTGAAACTTAAGAAACAAAACAAATGCATTTTCAAATACCATAATAGATGAAATCAAATAATAACATTAAACACATCTATTAAAATGAATAAAAATGAATGCACTTTATTAAAGCTTCAAGAACTTCAAATGACTATAAGTATTAAGAAGGATTTATGGGAGACTGCTTTGATAAACCAGGAAGAAGCAGCTTTCCTTTTAGGTATTTCCAAAGAAACGCTAAGAGACAAGGCCACCGAGTATAAACAAATAAGAAACGGTAATAAAATTTACTACGACCCAAAACAACTTAAAAACTCACTAATGAATCCAACCCATAGAAGTTACTTAGGTGAGTCAGATTTGGATTCTGTTTTTAATAGCCACTTATAATTTTTAAAAAGATGAACGTTAAAATAAGAAAAAGAGAAAATAAAAATTTCACCAAGGTTTATGTAGATATCTATTATGGATTTGGAAAAAGAGAATACATTACCGTTGGTAAGCTTTATCCACCAAACAATAACCCTATGGTTATCAAAGCCAATGAAGCAGTTAAAAAACAAGCTATTGAGATAGTTACACAAATTAAGAAAGGAAATAACCCTTACTCCTTCCACTCTACTTCCACCTACACATTAAATTCTGATTTTACTGATTATTTCAAATGTATAGCTGAAAGAAAAAAGGATTCAAGTAGTCAATACATCTCTTCTTATAATCACTTTATGAAATTCATAGGATTTAAAAAGATATCTTTTCAGGACTTGAATAAAGAATTAGTGTCAAGGTTTCAAGACTATCTATTTGATAAAGCATTGTCAAAGAAAAAAATGCCTCTTAGTAATAACACTGCTGTAGCTTACTTTGAAAAGCTTTCAATTGTAATCAATGCATCCATTGAAGAAGAAATAATTGCAAAAAATCCAATATACTCTTTAAAATTAAAGAGAAAATATATTCAGCCTCAACGTAGTTTCTTAACATTGGACGAAATAAAAAGACTTGAGAATCAACCTTTAGGTGAACATGGTGTTCTAAAGCGAGCTTTTTTATTCAGTTGTTATACAGGATTTCGATTTGGAGATATTTTAAAATTGAAAAGAAGCAACATTTATTCTATTGACGGTAGTAAGTACGCATGTTCTTTTAAAATGGAAAAAACTAAAGAACCATTGGTTATACCATTAAATCAAAAAGCTTATAACCTGATTAAAAATGAGCTATCAAAAAAACCAAATGAAAGAATCTTTGAAGGTTTAACATATAGCCAATCTAATGTTATCATTAGCAAGTGGGTGGAAAGCGCAGAAATATATAAGCATATAACCTATCATAATTCTCGACATACCTTTGCATGCAATTTAATCCAGACCAACAGTGATATATTTGAGGTAAAGAATTTGTTAGGACACCAAGACATAAAAACAACTATGGTCTATGCTAAAACTACCAGCGAAAGACTTAGGAGTTCTGTAGAGCGTTTAGATTAACATATATGGTATCGCAGGAGATTTATGTAAATGATAACCTCCTGCGATACCATACGTGTTTTAAGAATTTTCATTTAGCCCAACACATTTATAAATACTATTGCCTCTGGCCGCAAACCTTGACAATTCCTGCCACACCTTAATTTCGAATGACACTTACAGGAGGGGTGCCCTATCTTAGCCTCTTCTTGCAACTCTTATGCAAATGCAGGGGCTGTGTACATTGCGGCAAATTAATCCGTAACCATGATTCAGCTCTTCATCCTTATTCTGGTGCTTCTTCCCATTATCTTGTTTACTGTTTATAAGAGGATGAAAAGCCAACTGGGCACGCTTTCCATGAATGTAGTTTTTGGATTAATCTGCCTTATAACCCTTGTTGTGTGGTTTTACGCCTTTGCCTGGTTGTGTTTCATGTTAACTGCATAAATAGACACCATGACTCAAGCCTCGTTTACAACGGTACTTGCCATTGCCTCCATTGTCTTCCTCGTTTACATGAACCGCTGGATGGTTCATCAGGGATTCCCTAGCCCAGTCAGGCTTAAGGTGTCCGTAATGCTGGCCATTGTTGCGGTACTGGCGTCCTGGGGGCTGATGTGGATGCTGCGTATGTATGTTCTTCACCAGGATGTAAAAAGAGAAAGGGATGCCGATGCCCCTATCAAAGTGGCACTAACATCCCTTTAAGACAGACAGACTGTTTAACTCTTTAGTGGACTATCCCTCCTGTTGGGTCTTCGGTTTTCTACCTCTTTTAGCACCTTTGGCCTTAGTGTTTCCTTCTGGTAACTGGTTAATCAACTCACGCATCTGGGCAAATATACCAAGTACAGACTGTACCTCTTCTACGTTTGCAGCTTGGCGTATTATATCCATCTGCATCTGGTCAATCTTACCTTTTACTAGTTCTCTCATTATGTTTTTAATTAATGTATAAGCTTAAACATTTTTTTTACAGAAGTAAGTTTATTACTGACAATAATAAACAAAACACATCAAGGTAAGTACTTAGTAACAGAATATTATAGTTTCGCCCAGCGATGACTATTCCCTGAGGAACAACCCCACGAACTTGGGCGACTACTACTATACACGACCCCACCACAGCTAGAGCATGAATATGCATCATCACCTGTTTCTCCCAATTTATTCCAACGGTGACTCTTCCCTGAGGAACAACCCCACGAACTTGGGCGTGTATCTTTTTTAATGAATACACCACACTCTGAACACCCGTAATTATCCAGCTTTTGTTTTTTAATTTGTTTTTCCCTGATTTCTTTCTTTGGAAGTGAAGTTTCCCTATTCTCTTCCTTCACTCCGCCCCCACTTAACTTCATTATACCTCCAATAACAATTATACCAAGAACAGCTATGATTATGTATCCGATATACGGTACATTTTCCGCCTCTGAATTCGTTGCAAGATTAGATTCCTGACTATTGACTGGTAAATTATCTAAATTGTCATAGAGGAATTTATTTGCAACATATCCCCTAATACCATTTCCTGTTTCAATTAATGACCACTTTTTATATTCTTCAATAACTCTCACGACATCTCCCGAAATAGCTTCCCCAACTACATTATATTTAGTTCCTACTCCCTCACGGATGTTTAGCCTTTCAGTATTTATTATCTTTGTTATTTCTGAATACCGTGTGCCACCTAAAGAGTTTTCTGTTGAATTATCATCTTCATATGTTGAAGGCGCAAGGGAATCTGAGTATAACTCTTGTCCGAATAATAAAGAATTAGAAAAAAGCAGTAAAGCAAAAGATAACATTATCTTTTTCAACGTTAAATTCTGACTAGAAT is part of the Rufibacter tibetensis genome and harbors:
- a CDS encoding helix-turn-helix domain-containing protein, which encodes MSSNIRLTRRCHVCGVSFVAKTTVTKNCSDRCAKKAYKLKIKNQKVYASESETSSQIPYVAIEISAKSYLSIKEAALLYGVSEKTIRRKIARKEMPIIRFSKRIVLIKKEFENLLRIET
- the mnmE gene encoding tRNA uridine-5-carboxymethylaminomethyl(34) synthesis GTPase MnmE, with the translated sequence MIPSILSKDTIVALATAAGHGAIAIIRLSGPEAISILHGVFKGKNLQNQPSHTLHFGTIRDGEKILDEVVVSLFKAPSSYTKEDVVEVSCHGSPYITEQLLKLFLKKGARLAEPGEFTKRAFLNGQFDLAQAEAVADLIASDSALTHQVAMKQMRGGFSQEIKALRAQLIHFASMIELELDFSEEDVEFADRAALHRLIATLQRLISDLLQSFEMGNVLKNGVPTVIAGKPNAGKSTLLNALLNEEKAIVSDIPGTTRDVIEDEANIGGIRFRFIDTAGLRETLDKVEAIGVARTKEQLRKAALVLYLFDLSSTSPAQLQEELKTLDLPQVPYLLLGNKKDLATLQQLEAFSGFENLVVLSAGTKDGMEELQQTLLEQVNANEAITGDRTIVTNLRHFQSLKKTDDALQEVIQGLDSGLTSDWLAADIRRCLFYLGEITGEITTDDLLDNIFTKFCIGK
- a CDS encoding SH3 domain-containing protein yields the protein MSVAFKVLKDSSQNLTLKKIMLSFALLLFSNSLLFGQELYSDSLAPSTYEDDNSTENSLGGTRYSEITKIINTERLNIREGVGTKYNVVGEAISGDVVRVIEEYKKWSLIETGNGIRGYVANKFLYDNLDNLPVNSQESNLATNSEAENVPYIGYIIIAVLGIIVIGGIMKLSGGGVKEENRETSLPKKEIREKQIKKQKLDNYGCSECGVFIKKDTRPSSWGCSSGKSHRWNKLGETGDDAYSCSSCGGVVYSSSRPSSWGCSSGNSHRWAKL
- a CDS encoding tyrosine-type recombinase/integrase gives rise to the protein MNVKIRKRENKNFTKVYVDIYYGFGKREYITVGKLYPPNNNPMVIKANEAVKKQAIEIVTQIKKGNNPYSFHSTSTYTLNSDFTDYFKCIAERKKDSSSQYISSYNHFMKFIGFKKISFQDLNKELVSRFQDYLFDKALSKKKMPLSNNTAVAYFEKLSIVINASIEEEIIAKNPIYSLKLKRKYIQPQRSFLTLDEIKRLENQPLGEHGVLKRAFLFSCYTGFRFGDILKLKRSNIYSIDGSKYACSFKMEKTKEPLVIPLNQKAYNLIKNELSKKPNERIFEGLTYSQSNVIISKWVESAEIYKHITYHNSRHTFACNLIQTNSDIFEVKNLLGHQDIKTTMVYAKTTSERLRSSVERLD
- a CDS encoding metal ABC transporter permease yields the protein MDAFWIILTGALVAICCSLLGCFLILRRMAMVGDAISHAVLPGIVLAFLFSGSREVWTMLIGAALLGVACTFLIEFFHKKANVQADASIGVTFTWLFALGIILISVFAGKVDLDQDCVLYGEIAYVPLDIWLTENGTNLGPRTVWIIGGVLVVLLTFIGLFFKQLYLTSFDPAFAAAIGLSTTLWYYLLMGAVSLTTVAAFESVGAILVVALMVGPPATAYLLTDDLKKMLLISAGAGIIASAAGFYLALWLNGSVAGAISAIIGVQFLLAFIFSPTHGLVSRRQKLAPLSPSL
- a CDS encoding thioredoxin family protein, producing MSNAPAVKGDLQWLTLAQALEKSKKQPRKIMVDVYTDWCGWCKKMDKQVYQNPEVVRLLNKNFYVVKLNAEQRQAITIEGKTYRYQEKYKAHELALALLKGQMSYPSTVFLNEKQQVMERVPGFIPPKDFLRALAYLSEK